A single window of Rhodococcoides fascians A25f DNA harbors:
- a CDS encoding SAM-dependent methyltransferase, translated as MISADQYARDDYERELKAHWDAKTTDDINLLLGADDDLYHHHYAIGDFDRSILDSVGEDRENAILRELHRMENDQVGLILDALGPLPPNSRGMDAGSGRGGTSFRLAGATESRIDGVNFCEHHVAFAEQIARKRGWDSRVQFHLGNMLQAPFPDRTFDFVVSNETTMYADAYEAMAEFSRLLRRGGRYVMTTWCRNDAVDPRSDATRQIDEHYVCRMHRRSTYFEAFAANGLIPYHVAQYTHEAMPYWELRNNSKLRTGVEDAFLSGYSDGSLNYLVIAAERI; from the coding sequence ATGATCTCGGCAGATCAATATGCGCGCGATGACTATGAACGTGAGTTGAAAGCTCACTGGGACGCTAAAACAACCGATGACATCAATCTCCTACTGGGCGCTGATGATGATCTTTACCACCATCACTACGCGATTGGCGATTTCGACCGCTCTATTCTGGATTCCGTAGGTGAGGATCGAGAGAACGCGATTTTGCGAGAGTTGCATCGAATGGAGAATGATCAAGTCGGACTGATCCTCGACGCCCTCGGTCCTTTGCCGCCCAACTCTCGCGGCATGGATGCCGGGTCAGGTCGCGGGGGAACATCTTTTCGTCTCGCTGGAGCGACGGAGAGCCGAATCGACGGCGTCAATTTTTGCGAACATCACGTTGCGTTCGCCGAGCAGATCGCACGCAAACGCGGTTGGGATAGCCGCGTTCAATTCCACCTAGGGAACATGCTGCAGGCACCATTTCCTGATCGCACTTTCGATTTCGTGGTCTCCAACGAGACGACGATGTACGCCGATGCTTACGAAGCAATGGCCGAGTTCTCCCGCCTACTGCGACGGGGCGGTCGCTACGTAATGACCACCTGGTGCCGCAACGACGCAGTCGACCCACGCTCGGACGCGACAAGGCAGATCGATGAGCACTACGTATGCCGAATGCACCGCCGAAGCACCTACTTCGAGGCATTCGCGGCAAACGGCCTGATTCCGTACCACGTGGCTCAGTACACACACGAAGCTATGCCGTACTGGGAGCTACGCAACAACAGCAAACTCCGCACCGGCGTTG
- a CDS encoding helix-turn-helix transcriptional regulator, giving the protein MIEKNLSDPTLNPDLLARKLHVSVRQLHRAFEREERTLSAYIAYERIERCAADLIDPSLQQIPIGEISARWGLSDQSRLSRLFRELKGCSPSEFRRFYAEPS; this is encoded by the coding sequence ATGATCGAGAAGAATCTTTCTGATCCCACGCTCAATCCCGACCTACTCGCGCGCAAACTACATGTATCGGTTCGTCAGCTGCATCGCGCTTTCGAGCGAGAGGAGCGAACCCTGTCCGCTTATATAGCATATGAGCGCATTGAAAGGTGCGCTGCCGATTTGATCGACCCAAGCTTACAACAGATACCGATAGGCGAGATCAGTGCGCGATGGGGGCTTAGTGACCAGTCGAGACTTTCTCGGCTATTTCGCGAGTTAAAGGGTTGCTCGCCTTCGGAATTCAGAAGATTTTACGCGGAACCCAGCTAG